AGAAGGATCAAGCAAGCAACACAGCCAGGGAAAACCGCCTGCAACTGCGCCGCCTGAGCCCTGCCAAAGGCTTTGCACCTACAAACCGGAAGGTTCGACCCGTAGAAAGGCCAGAGCGCCTCATAGGGCTTGATCCCCAGGGACGAGCTCTCAAGGAGGTTTGGGTCGGAGGCAAGAAGCATCTGGTGATCGACTGACGGCATTGCGCAGTAGGGACTGGCATCGACATCGATCAAGCCGCAAGGCTGAGTGGATTAGTGCCTTTGCCTGCCAGGAAGAACCGGGAGGTTCGGCCTAGATAGCCGGTATGAGCAACAGCGTTCAGCCTCCCGGCTCATGCCGCGGAGCTGCTGAGGCTCTGCCAAGCCGAATCACTGCAGATCCCTGAGTAAGACTTGCGACAGGCCGAACCGGGATGCCACCGGCATCCTGACCTGAAGAGTGAACTGGTTCGGCACAAGCTGTCAGGAGGCCGTTTACGGCCTCCCATGGCCCCGCTTCAAGGCAGATGGATAGAGATGACAAGTAGGCCGTAAACCACCGCAAGAGAGCGATTTCTGCGGTGCAGAGCAAGTGAGCTACGGCGGTGTAAAGACCGACCGGGAGAGCTGAGGGCAGACCGAGCTAGAGCCTGGGGTGTTCAGTGCCCCACCAGAGCTCTGGCAAAGGTGGTTCCCAGAAGCTTTGCGCACCAAGGAAAGCCATGGTCAATCAAGACCGGCTGCCCCAGTCTGCGAGCAATCTCATCGGCACTAGGAGTTGCGGGCCTGCCTCAAGCGCTGCTAGCGCAGAGTTTCTCATTGCAAAGGCAGGCCAGCTGAAGCCCATTTCAAAATGGGCTCTAAATGGGGTTTCTAGCCGCTTACCGATCAGGCAAGACCGATCTGGGAAAGAATGCCCTGACCTGTGAGCAACTCAGTACCCAGACCGATGATGAAGCCCATCATCGCTAGACGACCATTCCAGGTCTCAGCAAAGGCAACAAAGCCGAATTTGGGTTCAGACACGGGTCTCTCACGTGGAATGGTGGAATCATAACGTAATGTAAAGATCAATTGACGGGCGCTGCCCGGTTGATTTGTGGGCAGCTTTGAGGCTTGTGCAAACCCCCAAAACTCGAGCAACGGGCACATCAACCTTTATCCGCCGGCTTTAGAGGGGTTGCATAGTCCCCATCCATACCCCCTCCCGCTGCCTACCAGACAGGGCCTGGAGAGGCTCTAGAGGGTCTCTCAGGCCGCAGAACCCGATGGTATGGAAGTCAGGCGGAGAGATTGCCGGCGGGGAGTGCCTAATGCATTGCATGCAACGCCTACTGAGCAGGGCTTGTTCATTCACGATCAAGCTCAAATCTAGACAGTGCCCGCAACATGGGCTTAGCCCCGTTAGAACAGGCACATGAATGTGAACTTTCGTGACGACGCTTGACCTATTGACTGTGTTGCTGTCTTTTGGCTTGGCTTGCAGTGCCTTGTGGCTCTGGAGAATCATTCGGGATGCTTCACCAAGACAAGGATGACTTCAAGGGCTAACTGTTAGATAGGACTACGACCTTACAGAGACCGCAACCTATTCAACTCAACTTTGCCAATTGCCTAAACGGGCCTTGAAGAACAACGTCGCAAATCCAATTGCGGTGGAGATACGGCAGAAAGCAAAACTCTGCCCCAACCTCATCTACAACACTTTAAATGTTATTAGCAACTCCACCAACTTAGCAGCCAAGTTGTCCTGCTAATAGCTCGTTAATCATGCTTAGATAAGCAGCTCTATATAAAAGCAATTATCAGATTATTCACGCTTAACTTGGTGCAATCTGTCGACAAGAAAGAATGGCTAAGAACTCGCAGTTCTACCAGCTTAGATCTTCCCCTTCTCTAGCAGAATAGTAAATGCTAGATGCCGTGCAATAGCTTATCAGTGAATTAGTTTAGCTAAATTTGCCCATCTAAAGCTTACTAGTCAATCGTTTGTAAAACTAGTGATAGCAAGGTCTAGCGGCTGCATTTGCTATAAAAATGTATACCACATCTAGATTACTATGCTGCTGACAAGATTTTCTACAAAGACCCAATCTGATCTGTGAAGTTAGAGCAATGATTTACCCTATTGCTTTAGTGCAAGCCATTGCGTTGCAGGTGGGTTTTGGGTGGAGTTTCTTGCGCGTTGCGTTTAGGAGCTAGCTGCAAG
Above is a window of cyanobiont of Ornithocercus magnificus DNA encoding:
- a CDS encoding high light inducible protein, with amino-acid sequence MCPLLEFWGFAQASKLPTNQPGSARQLIFTLRYDSTIPRERPVSEPKFGFVAFAETWNGRLAMMGFIIGLGTELLTGQGILSQIGLA